The nucleotide window CGGTTACCAGCTTACCGTTGGGAACCCGGTGTGGGCGTCCCGTGAGCCTTACCGTCGGCCGCCGCCGAGCGATCGCCATCGTCAAGGATTTCCACCTGAATGTATCGGGCTTCCTTCACCCGGATCGCCAGATCAGAACCCTTCACGGTGATTTGCAGCGGATCCCCCAAAGGGGCTCGTCGTTTCAGGAGCACGGTGCTGCCGCGCGTGATTCCCATGTCCAGGAGCCTTTGCCTGATGGCCCCGCTGCCACCGACGCGAACAATCCGCCCTGTCTGTCCGTCGTGAAGCTCACTGAGCAAGCTTGGCACTCGGCTGCCCCCTGTTAGACATAACTCAAGATCGTCGCGACACTTACGAGATTGGCGCAGCAGCAGGTCCCCCGGGCCTCCCGCCTGCTTGCACCAGTGGGCCGCGTGATTCGCCGGCTATGCCGGCACCCGATTATAGGGCGAGTTGCCTGCCCGTGCGAGATGCGTTAAGGCGGAAAGACCTGCGGTCAAGCATCGGCTTGTCTTGCGTGCCGGTTTCTCGGCGATCGCGCTTTCTGGTCGCGGCCTGGAAGAAGGCGGTTCGCCTCAGGTCAAACAACCGGTTCCGAATGACATCCAAGCCAGGAAAGAACATGTGACCCGATTCACATTGAATCAGCTTCCGGTCTCCTGGGCTCGTCAGATGTTGCAGACCCCTGGGGTTATCGCTGCACTGTTTCCCGAGTGTTGCGGGAGAAAACGAGAAAACCATGACACCCGCTTGGTCGGCAGTTAGAATGAAAAGACAGAGGATGAGGAGGGCGTCACCGCAGAGTCCACGGAGGCGGAGCGGGTCCCCACCATCAGGACTGTTCTGGCTGGTCCCGGAACCCAACCGGCTCAACCTATGGTCTTAGGAAGCCATGCGGTTTACCACGGTGTTCCGGACAAGGCAGGTGGAGTGTTGTCATCTCATTTCGCTGAAGGACGTGGCATGCACAAGATATTATTAAGGGCGGTTCTGTATCGCCTGTTTCTGTGGACGGCAATCTGGGCCGGCTGTCTGGCCGGCGGTCTCCGGGTTGCGCGGGCGGACGAGTATCGGGCCTTCTGGGTCGATGGCTGGGGAGCGGGCTTTCTGAATCAGAGTCAGGTGGACACGCTCCTCGGCGTGGTCGGGGACCCGAACAGTAAGGGCAGAATCCGCGAGGCCAACTGCAACATGGTGATCGTCCAAGTGCGGCGGCGGGCGGACGTCTGTTACCCGTCGGGCATGGGCGAACCGTATTTCTCGGGCCTGTCACCCTCCAATTTCAACGCCCTGCAGGCCATGATCAGCGCCGCGCACGACACGACAGGCGGCAAGAAGCGCGTTGAGGTCCACTGCTGGAGCGTGGTCTTCAAGACGGCCAACGGTTTGGTTTATTCCCTCCACAGCGACCCGGCCAATCCCGATAACTACTGGCCGACGCGATTGGGAAGCACGACGGGTTCTGAGAACTCCGACGGAGCTTTCGACCCCGGGCACCCCAAATGCCTTGAGTACCTGGTCAACGTGCACATGGACCTGGTAACCCGCTTTGATATCGACGGCATTCATTACGACTACATCCGGTTCGAGGGCAACACGGAGGGCTATAACCCAACCAGCGTAGCTCGCTACAACGAGCGTTACGGTCTGAGCGGCGACCCGTCTTCGAGCAGCGAGCAGTTCAAACAATGGCGGCGCGACCAGGTCACCGCCTTCGTCCGGCAGATGTACGCCCGTATCCAAGCGGTCAAACCGCATGTGAAGCAATCGGGCTCGTTCGTGACCTGGAACCCTTCGCCGACGTCCAGCACGCGGGCCGCATTCATGGCCACTCGCCCCTATTACGACGTCTATTCGGACTGGGACAGTTGGATGGAGGAAGGCATTGTCGACATGGCCGTGCCGATGACTTACTACGACTGGGCCAGTCTACCGAACGACTACACCCGCTGGATGAACTTCGAGAAGGATCGCAAGTTCAACCGCCACATGATTGTCGGTCCGGGGATCTACCTCAACTCGCTCAGCAACGCGTTGTACGAGCTACAGCAGACCCGCTGGGCCTCGCCGGCCGGCAACTACGCACAGGGCTTCAGCGGATACTCCTACCGCGTGCCGTACAGTGGTGGAACCTGGGCTGGTTTCAGCCCTTCGCTGGTTGCGGACGTCACGCCGACCTGGGATGACGTCCCGACGATGCCCTGGAAGACCAATCCGACGACGGGCCACATCTGCGGCACGGTGACCCAGGTCCCGGATGGCGCCTGGGCCGACCATGCCACGGTCAGCATCACCGGGCCAGTCAGCCGCAGCATGCACGTGGACGGCACCGGCTTCTATGCGTTCATCGATCTACCGCCCGGCAGTTACAGCATCACCGCTTCAAAAGCGGGCTACGCAAACGCAGTATCCTCGGCCGATGTGGCCATCGGCCAGGTGACCGGGAACATGTACGTCCGAGATCTTGTGCTGGGCGGCAATCCGTTGCCGGTGATTTCCAGCGTGCAGGCCACCAACGTGACCGACAGCGGGGCCACCATCACCTGGCTGACCGACCTGGCTTCATCGTCGCAGGTCGAATTTGGTTTGACGACTTCGTATGGAAACCTGACGCCTCCGGATAGTACGCCGGTCACGTCGCACTCCGTGACACTGAGCGGCCTTGTCGCCAACACGCTGTACCACTATCGGGTGATATCCACGAACGCCAACGGGGCGAGCATTTCGAGCGACTATTCCTTCAAGACCGCAGCTTCGACGACGGAGTTGGTGATCGACAACACGGATCAGGAATGCACTCGAACGGGTTCCTGGAACACCGGTAGTATTGCCGACGTCCCCAAGGTGGGCACGAATTATCTTTACACGCCCGGCACGGGCAACGGGTTGTCCGTCACGGCAACGTGCCGGTGGACGCCGACCATTGTGAGGGCCGGGCTGTATGACGTATACGTTTTCTACCAGATGGGTTCGAACCGCAATTCCGCGGCTCCTTACACGGTGGTTTACGACGGCGGGCAGGTTGTGAGCATCCAGAACCAGTATTCGAGTACGCCAAACCAGGGCGGATGGTTTCTGGTGGGCGAGAACCTGCCGTTTGCGGCGGGAACGGGCGGTTACGTCGAGTGTGCGAATAACAGCACGGACACCAGGTACATCAGCGCCGATGCGGCCAAGCTCGTTTTCAAGAGCGGCATCGAGCTGCCGCCCGCGAAGGCGGCCGGTCCGAACCCGTCGCATCAGGCAACGGGCATCTGGACCCACACGGGACTGTCCTGGACGGCCGGGGAGGGCGCGACCTCGCACCGGGTCTATTTCGGCACCTCGAGCCCAGGGAGTTTCCAGATAGAGACTGCCGATGCAGTGTTTGATCCGGGCGCGCTGCTGGCGGCGACGACCTACTTCTGGCGAATCGACGAAGTCAACGCTTCCGGCACGACGACCGGTGACGTGTGGGAGTTCACGACCCGCCAGACCGTTGCCGCTGATCTGGACCGAGATGGTGACGTGGATGCCGCCGATGGGGATCTTTTCGAGTCGTGCGTGTCCGGCCCCGGCGTTTCACTCGATGAAGGCTGTGCCGACCGTGACCTCGACGGTGACGGTGATGCAGACCAGTCGGACTTCGGCGTCTTCCAGCGCTGTCTGAGCGGAACGGATGTACCGGTGGACCCGGGTTGCGGAGGCTGATCAGACAGCGGACGGCGTCGTTGGGTCGAGAAGAAGGCCTCCTTTGTATTCTGCCGCTGAGGAAGGCAGGTCTCCTCCGTCTGCGGCGTCTCCGACCTTGCCCTACCCTTTTCACGAGTATTCCCAGCCTGCGCCCAGCCGTGGGTCTTGCTCGCAGATGTCCCGGCCTTTGCGTGAAGCCGGGAAATCGCTGATCATGTTGTCGTCTGTCGGGGATAAGCAATTCATGTCCTGTCCCTGACCGATTCAGAAGGGAGTGCCGCATGCTGAACAAAGTGCTGGTCCTGTCCGCATCGGCGGGCGCGGGGCATCTGCGGGCGGCCGACGCGATCCTCAAGGCGATCCATGAACTGCGAGCGGCCAAGGAGGCTCGCCACATCGACTCGCTCGACTACACCAACAAGGCGTTTCGCTCGCTGTATTCCAAGGCGTATATTGAGCTGGTGAACGCTGCGCCGGACGTTTTGGGATGGCTCTATGATGCGCTGGACAAACCCTGGAAAAACGAACGGCGGCGACTGGCTCTGGACAAGCTCAACACCCGGCCCTTCGTGAAAATGCTGGAGGAGTACCAACCCGATATCGCGGTTTGCACTCATTTTCTGCCCGCGGAGATCATCTCGTGGCTGAAGGCCAAGAAACGATTGCGATGCCGCCAGGCGATCGTCGTGACCGACCTCGACGTTCACGCCATGTGGCTGTGCCACCATTATGAGCACTACTTTGTGGCAATGGATGAGACCCGCGAGCACCTGATCACTTTGGGCATCCCCGCCGAGAACATCACCGTGTCCGGCATCCCGATTGACCCGGTCTTTGCCCGCCCCAAAGACAAGGTCGAGACGCGAATCAAGCATGACCTCGATCCCGACAAGACCACCATCCTCATCTCGGCGGGTGGTTTCGGCGTCGGCCCCATCGAACACCTGATGATCTCGCTTCTGAAGTTGAGACACACGGTCCAGATTGTCGCGGTCTGCGGGCGAAGCGAAGAACTTCGCAAGCGGCTCGAGCGTCTCGTCGTCCGGCAGCCGGTCGACAGCCATATTCGCGTCAAGGTGGTCGGGTTCACCACTGAGATGGATGAGTATATGGCCGCCGCCGACCTGGTGGTGGGCAAGCCGGGCGGACTGACGACGTCTGAGGCTCTGGCTCGCGGACTGGTGTATGTGATCGTCAACCCGATCCCGGGTCAGGAGGAACGAAACGCGGATCATCTGCTCGAGGAAGGGGTGGCGATTCGGTGCAACAATCTTCCAGTGCTTGGCTACAAGGTTGATCGGCTGCTCAGCGAACCAGGGCGTCTGGCGGCCATGAAGGCCAACGTGCAACGTATCGCCCGTCCGCGTGCGGCCTATGACATCGTCAACAAGCTCCGCGAGCTGGCCGTAGGGTGAGAGTGGCCTCTGAAACAGTGAGGGACGGGATTCAAAGACGTGCTCGGTGAGAATGAGGATGGGAATTCTTTAGGGGGAGGGCCCCAGAATGGATTCTGGGGCCGGTGGTGGTGGATTCTCGGCCGGTGTGTACGCCGGCGGCGGAGTGGCCAAGTCGGCCGGCTTGTCGCTCTCAGGTCATGGATTTCGCCACTTGAATTGGATCTCGACCTCCTCGGTCTTGCCTTCCCGCTCGTGCTCGACGCTGATGGTTGCATGCGGCGGGATGCGAACCCGCTCGCCGGCGATCTGGATGCGGAAAGGCAGGTCCTTTTCCAGGCACGCGGCCATGCGGCGGAGTTTTGCGGCGAACTGCTTGACAGGGTATGCCTTTTCGATATCCCGATCCGAGCGTTTTCGGCGTTTAGCCATGTCGTTGTCATCCTCCCTGCCGGTCCGGCCTCTTTCCCGAAGGACGTATCAGATCCGGACCGACCCTATAGGCTATCTTCATTCCGCACTCAACGGTTGTTTCTTGGAAGTCCTGTCGCGGCTTTGCAGGACGGCCTCGGCTCCTTTCTGGCTGATAGTCCTGATTTCATGGGCGCTGAGCAGCTGGCCAAGGACGAGGATGTCGTCGACGCTGCCGCGAAGCTGTTCCTCACGGCCGTGATCGGCGTCCTCGCCCACGAACAGGTTGCGTGTCATTGAGATGGGCTCGCCGGCCGGAACGCGACCACCGCCGGCCGGGGCTCCGTCCAGATAGAACGTAATCAGGCCATCATCGTAGGTCACGGCCAGGTGATGATACTTGCCGTCAGCGAATCG belongs to Phycisphaerae bacterium and includes:
- a CDS encoding FeoA family protein, translated to MPSLLSELHDGQTGRIVRVGGSGAIRQRLLDMGITRGSTVLLKRRAPLGDPLQITVKGSDLAIRVKEARYIQVEILDDGDRSAAADGKAHGTPTPGSQR
- a CDS encoding family 10 glycosylhydrolase — protein: MHKILLRAVLYRLFLWTAIWAGCLAGGLRVARADEYRAFWVDGWGAGFLNQSQVDTLLGVVGDPNSKGRIREANCNMVIVQVRRRADVCYPSGMGEPYFSGLSPSNFNALQAMISAAHDTTGGKKRVEVHCWSVVFKTANGLVYSLHSDPANPDNYWPTRLGSTTGSENSDGAFDPGHPKCLEYLVNVHMDLVTRFDIDGIHYDYIRFEGNTEGYNPTSVARYNERYGLSGDPSSSSEQFKQWRRDQVTAFVRQMYARIQAVKPHVKQSGSFVTWNPSPTSSTRAAFMATRPYYDVYSDWDSWMEEGIVDMAVPMTYYDWASLPNDYTRWMNFEKDRKFNRHMIVGPGIYLNSLSNALYELQQTRWASPAGNYAQGFSGYSYRVPYSGGTWAGFSPSLVADVTPTWDDVPTMPWKTNPTTGHICGTVTQVPDGAWADHATVSITGPVSRSMHVDGTGFYAFIDLPPGSYSITASKAGYANAVSSADVAIGQVTGNMYVRDLVLGGNPLPVISSVQATNVTDSGATITWLTDLASSSQVEFGLTTSYGNLTPPDSTPVTSHSVTLSGLVANTLYHYRVISTNANGASISSDYSFKTAASTTELVIDNTDQECTRTGSWNTGSIADVPKVGTNYLYTPGTGNGLSVTATCRWTPTIVRAGLYDVYVFYQMGSNRNSAAPYTVVYDGGQVVSIQNQYSSTPNQGGWFLVGENLPFAAGTGGYVECANNSTDTRYISADAAKLVFKSGIELPPAKAAGPNPSHQATGIWTHTGLSWTAGEGATSHRVYFGTSSPGSFQIETADAVFDPGALLAATTYFWRIDEVNASGTTTGDVWEFTTRQTVAADLDRDGDVDAADGDLFESCVSGPGVSLDEGCADRDLDGDGDADQSDFGVFQRCLSGTDVPVDPGCGG
- a CDS encoding glycosyltransferase — translated: MLNKVLVLSASAGAGHLRAADAILKAIHELRAAKEARHIDSLDYTNKAFRSLYSKAYIELVNAAPDVLGWLYDALDKPWKNERRRLALDKLNTRPFVKMLEEYQPDIAVCTHFLPAEIISWLKAKKRLRCRQAIVVTDLDVHAMWLCHHYEHYFVAMDETREHLITLGIPAENITVSGIPIDPVFARPKDKVETRIKHDLDPDKTTILISAGGFGVGPIEHLMISLLKLRHTVQIVAVCGRSEELRKRLERLVVRQPVDSHIRVKVVGFTTEMDEYMAAADLVVGKPGGLTTSEALARGLVYVIVNPIPGQEERNADHLLEEGVAIRCNNLPVLGYKVDRLLSEPGRLAAMKANVQRIARPRAAYDIVNKLRELAVG
- a CDS encoding amphi-Trp domain-containing protein; translation: MAKRRKRSDRDIEKAYPVKQFAAKLRRMAACLEKDLPFRIQIAGERVRIPPHATISVEHEREGKTEEVEIQFKWRNP